The Camelina sativa cultivar DH55 chromosome 14, Cs, whole genome shotgun sequence genome includes a window with the following:
- the LOC104740999 gene encoding uncharacterized protein SLP1-like isoform X1: MQRSCRTRTRPRVSDNNTSNGRSNNSFYKVSLSLVFLLWFLSFLSTLYAKDAPLTNSVGIVDFDDGQSDVKAVPFDASSLQEPASVLDISDVSRSDDTNPFEESEEKEKSVKEAEVNSIVSGSNIESKENYMSKQGEINNTDTGNDAEGKDDILLKQIQMNKTDTKNGTESKYNEFLKLNQMNKTDSGNVTEINASKVDQPSRAVPLGLDEFKSRASNSKNKSLSDQVSGVIHRMEPGGKEYNYASASKGAKVLSSNKEAKGAASILSRDSDKYLRNPCSTEGKFVVVELSEETLVNTIKLANFEHYSSNLKEFELQGTLVYPTDTWVHMGNFTASNVKHEQNFTLLDPKWVRYLKLKFLSHYGSEFYCTLSLMEVYGVDAVERMLEDLISVQDNKNTFKTREGDLEQKEKKPVQQAESCLGDACHERSMKKETEREAPPENMLAKTEASMAKNSNKLAEPVEEMRHHQPGSRMPGDTVLKILMQKLRSLDLNLSVLERYLEELNTRYGNIFKEMDREAVVREHAIATLRLDLEGMKERQERMVSEAEEMKEWRKRMEAEMERAEKEKEDVRERLEQVWQRLEWMEKKGLMVFTVCLSFGTIAAIAVVVGMGTGRADKSVGGAWILLLISSTFIMFVLSL; encoded by the exons ATGCAAAGATCGTGCAGAACTAGAACAAGACCAAGAGTTTCTGATAACAACACTTCTAATGGAAGAAGCAACAACAGCTTTTACAAAGTCTCTCTGTCTCTTGTGTTTCtcctttggtttctttctttcttatccACCTTGTATGCCAAAG ATGCGCCTTTGACTAACTCTGTAGGAAtagttgattttgatgatgGTCAGTCAGATGTAAAAGCTGTTCCCTTTGATGCTTCATCGTTACAAGAGCCTGCTTCTGTTCTTGATATATCTGATGTGAGTAGGAGTGATGATACAAACCCGTTTGAAGAaagtgaagagaaagaaaaatctgtGAAGGAAGCAGAGGTCAATAGCATAGTTTCAGGGAGTAATATAGAAAGCAAGGAAAATTACATGTCGAAGCAAGGTGAGATAAACAATACGGATACAGGGAATGATGCAGAAGGCAAAGATGATATCTTGTTGAAGCAAATTCAGATGAACAAGACTGACACAAAGAATGGTACAGAGAGCAAATACAATGAGTTTTTGAAGCTAAATCAGATGAACAAAACGGATTCAGGGAATGTTACCGAGATCAACGCTTCAAAGGTTGATCAACCATCTCGTGCTGTTCCGCTTGGTCTTGATGAGTTCAAGAGCAGAGCGTCcaattccaaaaacaaatcgtTATCAGATCAGGTCAGTGGTGTGATTCACAGGATGGAGCCTGGAGGGAAAGAGTACAACTATGCCTCTGCTTCAAAAGGCGCAAAGGTCCTGTCTTCCAACAAGGAAGCAAAAGGCGCTGCAAGCATCCTAAGCCGAGACAGTGACAAGTACCTCAGAAATCCATGTTCTACTGAAGGTAAATTTGTTGTCGTGGAACTTTCAGAAGAGACATTGGTGAATACCATCAAACTCGCTAACTTCGAGCATTACTCTTCCAATTTGAAAGAGTTTGAGCTTCAAGGCACCCTGGTCTATCCCACTGATACATGGGTTCATATGGGAAACTTCACGGCTTCAAACGTGAAGCATGAGCAGAACTTTACACTTCTTGATCCAAAGTGGGTGAGATACTTAAAGCTAAAGTTTCTAAGTCATTATGGTTCAGAATTCTACTGCACCTTGAGTCTAATGGAAGTCTATGGAGTGGATGCCGTAGAACGAATGCTGGAGGATTTGATCTCTGTCcaagacaacaaaaacacatttaaaACTAGAGAGGGAGATCTTGaacagaaggagaagaagccaGTGCAGCAAGCAGAGTCATGTCTAGGCGATGCTTGCCATGAGAGGAGCATGAAGAAAGAGACCGAGCGGGAAGCCCCACCAGAGAATATGTTGGCGAAGACTGAAGCATCAATGGCGAAGAATAGTAATAAGCTGGCAGAGCCCGTGGAGGAGATGAGGCATCATCAGCCAGGAAGCAGAATGCCAGGGGACACAGTGCTGAAGATACTGATGCAGAAGTTAAGGTCATTGGACTTGAACCTATCGGTTCTAGAGAGATACTTAGAGGAACTGAACACAAGATACGGGAACATATTCAAGGAGATGGACCGTGAAGCTGTTGTGAGAGAACATGCAATTGCGACTTTGAGACTTGACTTGGAAGGTATGAAGGAGAGGCAAGAGAGGATGGTGAGTGAAGCAGAGGAGATGAAAGAGTGGCGAAAGAGAATGGAAGCTGAGATGGAGAGAgctgagaaagagaaggaggacGTGAGAGAAAGGCTCGAACAAGTTTGGCAAAGACTTGAGTGGATGGAGAAGAAAGGGTTGATGGTGTTCACCGTGTGTCTTAGTTTTGGGACTATCGCGGCTATTGCAGTTGTAGTCGGTATGGGAACAGGTCGAGCAGACAAGTCTGTTGGTGGTGCTTGGATCTTGTTATTGATTAGCTCAACATTCATTATGTTCGTTTTGTCTCTTTGA
- the LOC104740999 gene encoding uncharacterized protein SLP1-like isoform X3 — protein sequence MQRSCRTRTRPRVSDNNTSNGRSNNSFYKVSLSLVFLLWFLSFLSTLYAKDVKAVPFDASSLQEPASVLDISDVSRSDDTNPFEESEEKEKSVKEAEVNSIVSGSNIESKENYMSKQGEINNTDTGNDAEGKDDILLKQIQMNKTDTKNGTESKYNEFLKLNQMNKTDSGNVTEINASKVDQPSRAVPLGLDEFKSRASNSKNKSLSDQVSGVIHRMEPGGKEYNYASASKGAKVLSSNKEAKGAASILSRDSDKYLRNPCSTEGKFVVVELSEETLVNTIKLANFEHYSSNLKEFELQGTLVYPTDTWVHMGNFTASNVKHEQNFTLLDPKWVRYLKLKFLSHYGSEFYCTLSLMEVYGVDAVERMLEDLISVQDNKNTFKTREGDLEQKEKKPVQQAESCLGDACHERSMKKETEREAPPENMLAKTEASMAKNSNKLAEPVEEMRHHQPGSRMPGDTVLKILMQKLRSLDLNLSVLERYLEELNTRYGNIFKEMDREAVVREHAIATLRLDLEGMKERQERMVSEAEEMKEWRKRMEAEMERAEKEKEDVRERLEQVWQRLEWMEKKGLMVFTVCLSFGTIAAIAVVVGMGTGRADKSVGGAWILLLISSTFIMFVLSL from the exons ATGCAAAGATCGTGCAGAACTAGAACAAGACCAAGAGTTTCTGATAACAACACTTCTAATGGAAGAAGCAACAACAGCTTTTACAAAGTCTCTCTGTCTCTTGTGTTTCtcctttggtttctttctttcttatccACCTTGTATGCCAAAG ATGTAAAAGCTGTTCCCTTTGATGCTTCATCGTTACAAGAGCCTGCTTCTGTTCTTGATATATCTGATGTGAGTAGGAGTGATGATACAAACCCGTTTGAAGAaagtgaagagaaagaaaaatctgtGAAGGAAGCAGAGGTCAATAGCATAGTTTCAGGGAGTAATATAGAAAGCAAGGAAAATTACATGTCGAAGCAAGGTGAGATAAACAATACGGATACAGGGAATGATGCAGAAGGCAAAGATGATATCTTGTTGAAGCAAATTCAGATGAACAAGACTGACACAAAGAATGGTACAGAGAGCAAATACAATGAGTTTTTGAAGCTAAATCAGATGAACAAAACGGATTCAGGGAATGTTACCGAGATCAACGCTTCAAAGGTTGATCAACCATCTCGTGCTGTTCCGCTTGGTCTTGATGAGTTCAAGAGCAGAGCGTCcaattccaaaaacaaatcgtTATCAGATCAGGTCAGTGGTGTGATTCACAGGATGGAGCCTGGAGGGAAAGAGTACAACTATGCCTCTGCTTCAAAAGGCGCAAAGGTCCTGTCTTCCAACAAGGAAGCAAAAGGCGCTGCAAGCATCCTAAGCCGAGACAGTGACAAGTACCTCAGAAATCCATGTTCTACTGAAGGTAAATTTGTTGTCGTGGAACTTTCAGAAGAGACATTGGTGAATACCATCAAACTCGCTAACTTCGAGCATTACTCTTCCAATTTGAAAGAGTTTGAGCTTCAAGGCACCCTGGTCTATCCCACTGATACATGGGTTCATATGGGAAACTTCACGGCTTCAAACGTGAAGCATGAGCAGAACTTTACACTTCTTGATCCAAAGTGGGTGAGATACTTAAAGCTAAAGTTTCTAAGTCATTATGGTTCAGAATTCTACTGCACCTTGAGTCTAATGGAAGTCTATGGAGTGGATGCCGTAGAACGAATGCTGGAGGATTTGATCTCTGTCcaagacaacaaaaacacatttaaaACTAGAGAGGGAGATCTTGaacagaaggagaagaagccaGTGCAGCAAGCAGAGTCATGTCTAGGCGATGCTTGCCATGAGAGGAGCATGAAGAAAGAGACCGAGCGGGAAGCCCCACCAGAGAATATGTTGGCGAAGACTGAAGCATCAATGGCGAAGAATAGTAATAAGCTGGCAGAGCCCGTGGAGGAGATGAGGCATCATCAGCCAGGAAGCAGAATGCCAGGGGACACAGTGCTGAAGATACTGATGCAGAAGTTAAGGTCATTGGACTTGAACCTATCGGTTCTAGAGAGATACTTAGAGGAACTGAACACAAGATACGGGAACATATTCAAGGAGATGGACCGTGAAGCTGTTGTGAGAGAACATGCAATTGCGACTTTGAGACTTGACTTGGAAGGTATGAAGGAGAGGCAAGAGAGGATGGTGAGTGAAGCAGAGGAGATGAAAGAGTGGCGAAAGAGAATGGAAGCTGAGATGGAGAGAgctgagaaagagaaggaggacGTGAGAGAAAGGCTCGAACAAGTTTGGCAAAGACTTGAGTGGATGGAGAAGAAAGGGTTGATGGTGTTCACCGTGTGTCTTAGTTTTGGGACTATCGCGGCTATTGCAGTTGTAGTCGGTATGGGAACAGGTCGAGCAGACAAGTCTGTTGGTGGTGCTTGGATCTTGTTATTGATTAGCTCAACATTCATTATGTTCGTTTTGTCTCTTTGA
- the LOC104740999 gene encoding uncharacterized protein SLP1-like isoform X2, producing MQRSCRTRTRPRVSDNNTSNGRSNNSFYKVSLSLVFLLWFLSFLSTLYAKVDFDDGQSDVKAVPFDASSLQEPASVLDISDVSRSDDTNPFEESEEKEKSVKEAEVNSIVSGSNIESKENYMSKQGEINNTDTGNDAEGKDDILLKQIQMNKTDTKNGTESKYNEFLKLNQMNKTDSGNVTEINASKVDQPSRAVPLGLDEFKSRASNSKNKSLSDQVSGVIHRMEPGGKEYNYASASKGAKVLSSNKEAKGAASILSRDSDKYLRNPCSTEGKFVVVELSEETLVNTIKLANFEHYSSNLKEFELQGTLVYPTDTWVHMGNFTASNVKHEQNFTLLDPKWVRYLKLKFLSHYGSEFYCTLSLMEVYGVDAVERMLEDLISVQDNKNTFKTREGDLEQKEKKPVQQAESCLGDACHERSMKKETEREAPPENMLAKTEASMAKNSNKLAEPVEEMRHHQPGSRMPGDTVLKILMQKLRSLDLNLSVLERYLEELNTRYGNIFKEMDREAVVREHAIATLRLDLEGMKERQERMVSEAEEMKEWRKRMEAEMERAEKEKEDVRERLEQVWQRLEWMEKKGLMVFTVCLSFGTIAAIAVVVGMGTGRADKSVGGAWILLLISSTFIMFVLSL from the exons ATGCAAAGATCGTGCAGAACTAGAACAAGACCAAGAGTTTCTGATAACAACACTTCTAATGGAAGAAGCAACAACAGCTTTTACAAAGTCTCTCTGTCTCTTGTGTTTCtcctttggtttctttctttcttatccACCTTGTATGCCAAAG ttgattttgatgatgGTCAGTCAGATGTAAAAGCTGTTCCCTTTGATGCTTCATCGTTACAAGAGCCTGCTTCTGTTCTTGATATATCTGATGTGAGTAGGAGTGATGATACAAACCCGTTTGAAGAaagtgaagagaaagaaaaatctgtGAAGGAAGCAGAGGTCAATAGCATAGTTTCAGGGAGTAATATAGAAAGCAAGGAAAATTACATGTCGAAGCAAGGTGAGATAAACAATACGGATACAGGGAATGATGCAGAAGGCAAAGATGATATCTTGTTGAAGCAAATTCAGATGAACAAGACTGACACAAAGAATGGTACAGAGAGCAAATACAATGAGTTTTTGAAGCTAAATCAGATGAACAAAACGGATTCAGGGAATGTTACCGAGATCAACGCTTCAAAGGTTGATCAACCATCTCGTGCTGTTCCGCTTGGTCTTGATGAGTTCAAGAGCAGAGCGTCcaattccaaaaacaaatcgtTATCAGATCAGGTCAGTGGTGTGATTCACAGGATGGAGCCTGGAGGGAAAGAGTACAACTATGCCTCTGCTTCAAAAGGCGCAAAGGTCCTGTCTTCCAACAAGGAAGCAAAAGGCGCTGCAAGCATCCTAAGCCGAGACAGTGACAAGTACCTCAGAAATCCATGTTCTACTGAAGGTAAATTTGTTGTCGTGGAACTTTCAGAAGAGACATTGGTGAATACCATCAAACTCGCTAACTTCGAGCATTACTCTTCCAATTTGAAAGAGTTTGAGCTTCAAGGCACCCTGGTCTATCCCACTGATACATGGGTTCATATGGGAAACTTCACGGCTTCAAACGTGAAGCATGAGCAGAACTTTACACTTCTTGATCCAAAGTGGGTGAGATACTTAAAGCTAAAGTTTCTAAGTCATTATGGTTCAGAATTCTACTGCACCTTGAGTCTAATGGAAGTCTATGGAGTGGATGCCGTAGAACGAATGCTGGAGGATTTGATCTCTGTCcaagacaacaaaaacacatttaaaACTAGAGAGGGAGATCTTGaacagaaggagaagaagccaGTGCAGCAAGCAGAGTCATGTCTAGGCGATGCTTGCCATGAGAGGAGCATGAAGAAAGAGACCGAGCGGGAAGCCCCACCAGAGAATATGTTGGCGAAGACTGAAGCATCAATGGCGAAGAATAGTAATAAGCTGGCAGAGCCCGTGGAGGAGATGAGGCATCATCAGCCAGGAAGCAGAATGCCAGGGGACACAGTGCTGAAGATACTGATGCAGAAGTTAAGGTCATTGGACTTGAACCTATCGGTTCTAGAGAGATACTTAGAGGAACTGAACACAAGATACGGGAACATATTCAAGGAGATGGACCGTGAAGCTGTTGTGAGAGAACATGCAATTGCGACTTTGAGACTTGACTTGGAAGGTATGAAGGAGAGGCAAGAGAGGATGGTGAGTGAAGCAGAGGAGATGAAAGAGTGGCGAAAGAGAATGGAAGCTGAGATGGAGAGAgctgagaaagagaaggaggacGTGAGAGAAAGGCTCGAACAAGTTTGGCAAAGACTTGAGTGGATGGAGAAGAAAGGGTTGATGGTGTTCACCGTGTGTCTTAGTTTTGGGACTATCGCGGCTATTGCAGTTGTAGTCGGTATGGGAACAGGTCGAGCAGACAAGTCTGTTGGTGGTGCTTGGATCTTGTTATTGATTAGCTCAACATTCATTATGTTCGTTTTGTCTCTTTGA
- the LOC104740996 gene encoding endoglucanase 3: MASPFYFVFLLSVLLLEQTYASPNYREALSKSLLFFQGQRSGRLPGDQKLSWRFSSGLSDGSSAHVDLTGGYYDAGDNVKFNFPMAFTTTMLSWSSLEYGKKMGSELQNSRVAIRWATDYLLKCARATPGKLYVGVGDPNGDHKCWERPEDMDTPRTVYSVSPSNPGSDVAAETAAALAASSMVFRKVDPKYARLLLATAKKVMLFAIQYRGAYSNSLSSSVCPFYCSYSGYKDELMWGAAWLHRATNDPYYTNFIKSLGGGDQTDIFSWDNKYAGAYVLLSRVCCPSQPIKIHRHNLASPFTNTFLWQRAVLNKDNNFEPYKQAAENFICKILSNSPSSSTKYTPGGLMYKLPQSNLQYVTSITFLLTTYAKYMKSAKQTFNCGNSVIVPNALINLSRRQVDYILGVNPMKMSYMVGFGSNFPRRIHHRGSSLPSRAVRSNSLGCNGGFQSFRTQNPNPNILTGAIVGGPNQKDEYTDQRDDYARSEPATYINAAFVGPLAYFAGGRSP, from the exons ATGGCTTCTCCTTTCTACTTTGTGTTCCTTCTCTCTGTGCTTCTACTCGAACAAACCTATGCCAGTCCCAATTACAGAGAAGCACTCTCAAAGTCGTTGCTCTTTTTCCAAGGTCAGCGTTCTGGTCGCCTCCCTGGTGACCAAAAACTCTCATGGAGATTCAGCTCTGGCCTCTCTGATGGCTCTTCCGCTCAT GTGGACTTGACTGGAGGCTACTATGATGCTGGGGACAATGTGAAGTTCAATTTCCCTATGGCGTTCACCACCACGATGCTCTCCTGGAGCTCTTTGGAGTACGGTAAGAAGATGGGATCTGAACTCCAGAACTCTCGTGTGGCCATCCGTTGGGCCACTGACTATCTACTGAAATGCGCCAGGGCCACTCCCGGGAAGCTTTACGTTGGAGTAGGAGACCCTAATGGTGATCACAAGTGCTGGGAACGTCCAGAAGATATGGACACTCCTCGCACAGTCTACTCTGTATCCCCATCAAACCCTGGCTCTGATGTAGCCGCAGAAACTGCTGCTGCTctagctgcaagctccatggttTTCAGGAAAGTTGATCCCAAGTACGCTCGCTTGCTCCTGGCGACAGCAAAGAAGGTCATGCTGTTTGCCATTCAATACCGAGGCGCTTACAGTAATTCCCTTTCCTCTTCCGTCTGCCCTTTCTACTGCTCATACTCTGGCTACAAG GACGAGCTGATGTGGGGAGCGGCATGGCTGCATAGAGCAACCAACGACCCGTACTACACAAACTTCATAAAATCCTTAGGAGGTGGAGATCAGACAGACATCTTCAGTTGGGACAATAAGTACGCCGGCGCATATGTTCTTCTCTCACGAGTATGTTGTCCATCTCAACCCATTAAAATTCATAGACACAATTTAGCATCACCATTCACAAACACATTTCTTTGGCAGCGAGCAGTActaaacaaagacaacaacttTGAGCCCTACAAGCAAGCAGCTGAGAATTTCATATGCAAGATCCTTTCTAATTCTCCCTCCTCGTCCACAAAATACACTCCAG GTGGATTGATGTACAAATTACCTCAGAGCAATCTACAATACGTGACATCGATAACATTCTTGCTAACGACCTACGCCAAATACATGAAATCAGCGAAACAAACCTTCAACTGCGGGAACTCAGTCATCGTCCCCAACGcacttattaatttatcgaggcGACAAGTCGATTACATCCTCGGTGTGAATCCAATGAAGATGTCGTACATGGTTGGATTCGGATCCAATTTCCCCAGAAGAATCCACCACAGAGGCTCTTCTCTCCCGAGCCGAGCCGTCCGTTCAAACTCTCTGGGATGCAACGGCGGGTTTCAATCTTTCCGAACACAGAACCCTAACCCTAACATACTAACGGGAGCAATCGTAGGAGGACCGAATCAAAAGGACGAGTACACAGATCAGAGAGATGATTACGCTCGATCAGAGCCAGCTACTTACATAAACGCCGCATTCGTCGGACCATTGGCGTATTTCGCCGGCGGCCGGTCGCCGTGA
- the LOC104740999 gene encoding uncharacterized protein SLP1-like isoform X4 — translation MEEATTAFTKSLCLLCFSFGFFLSYPPCMPKSDVKAVPFDASSLQEPASVLDISDVSRSDDTNPFEESEEKEKSVKEAEVNSIVSGSNIESKENYMSKQGEINNTDTGNDAEGKDDILLKQIQMNKTDTKNGTESKYNEFLKLNQMNKTDSGNVTEINASKVDQPSRAVPLGLDEFKSRASNSKNKSLSDQVSGVIHRMEPGGKEYNYASASKGAKVLSSNKEAKGAASILSRDSDKYLRNPCSTEGKFVVVELSEETLVNTIKLANFEHYSSNLKEFELQGTLVYPTDTWVHMGNFTASNVKHEQNFTLLDPKWVRYLKLKFLSHYGSEFYCTLSLMEVYGVDAVERMLEDLISVQDNKNTFKTREGDLEQKEKKPVQQAESCLGDACHERSMKKETEREAPPENMLAKTEASMAKNSNKLAEPVEEMRHHQPGSRMPGDTVLKILMQKLRSLDLNLSVLERYLEELNTRYGNIFKEMDREAVVREHAIATLRLDLEGMKERQERMVSEAEEMKEWRKRMEAEMERAEKEKEDVRERLEQVWQRLEWMEKKGLMVFTVCLSFGTIAAIAVVVGMGTGRADKSVGGAWILLLISSTFIMFVLSL, via the exons ATGGAAGAAGCAACAACAGCTTTTACAAAGTCTCTCTGTCTCTTGTGTTTCtcctttggtttctttctttcttatccACCTTGTATGCCAAAG TCAGATGTAAAAGCTGTTCCCTTTGATGCTTCATCGTTACAAGAGCCTGCTTCTGTTCTTGATATATCTGATGTGAGTAGGAGTGATGATACAAACCCGTTTGAAGAaagtgaagagaaagaaaaatctgtGAAGGAAGCAGAGGTCAATAGCATAGTTTCAGGGAGTAATATAGAAAGCAAGGAAAATTACATGTCGAAGCAAGGTGAGATAAACAATACGGATACAGGGAATGATGCAGAAGGCAAAGATGATATCTTGTTGAAGCAAATTCAGATGAACAAGACTGACACAAAGAATGGTACAGAGAGCAAATACAATGAGTTTTTGAAGCTAAATCAGATGAACAAAACGGATTCAGGGAATGTTACCGAGATCAACGCTTCAAAGGTTGATCAACCATCTCGTGCTGTTCCGCTTGGTCTTGATGAGTTCAAGAGCAGAGCGTCcaattccaaaaacaaatcgtTATCAGATCAGGTCAGTGGTGTGATTCACAGGATGGAGCCTGGAGGGAAAGAGTACAACTATGCCTCTGCTTCAAAAGGCGCAAAGGTCCTGTCTTCCAACAAGGAAGCAAAAGGCGCTGCAAGCATCCTAAGCCGAGACAGTGACAAGTACCTCAGAAATCCATGTTCTACTGAAGGTAAATTTGTTGTCGTGGAACTTTCAGAAGAGACATTGGTGAATACCATCAAACTCGCTAACTTCGAGCATTACTCTTCCAATTTGAAAGAGTTTGAGCTTCAAGGCACCCTGGTCTATCCCACTGATACATGGGTTCATATGGGAAACTTCACGGCTTCAAACGTGAAGCATGAGCAGAACTTTACACTTCTTGATCCAAAGTGGGTGAGATACTTAAAGCTAAAGTTTCTAAGTCATTATGGTTCAGAATTCTACTGCACCTTGAGTCTAATGGAAGTCTATGGAGTGGATGCCGTAGAACGAATGCTGGAGGATTTGATCTCTGTCcaagacaacaaaaacacatttaaaACTAGAGAGGGAGATCTTGaacagaaggagaagaagccaGTGCAGCAAGCAGAGTCATGTCTAGGCGATGCTTGCCATGAGAGGAGCATGAAGAAAGAGACCGAGCGGGAAGCCCCACCAGAGAATATGTTGGCGAAGACTGAAGCATCAATGGCGAAGAATAGTAATAAGCTGGCAGAGCCCGTGGAGGAGATGAGGCATCATCAGCCAGGAAGCAGAATGCCAGGGGACACAGTGCTGAAGATACTGATGCAGAAGTTAAGGTCATTGGACTTGAACCTATCGGTTCTAGAGAGATACTTAGAGGAACTGAACACAAGATACGGGAACATATTCAAGGAGATGGACCGTGAAGCTGTTGTGAGAGAACATGCAATTGCGACTTTGAGACTTGACTTGGAAGGTATGAAGGAGAGGCAAGAGAGGATGGTGAGTGAAGCAGAGGAGATGAAAGAGTGGCGAAAGAGAATGGAAGCTGAGATGGAGAGAgctgagaaagagaaggaggacGTGAGAGAAAGGCTCGAACAAGTTTGGCAAAGACTTGAGTGGATGGAGAAGAAAGGGTTGATGGTGTTCACCGTGTGTCTTAGTTTTGGGACTATCGCGGCTATTGCAGTTGTAGTCGGTATGGGAACAGGTCGAGCAGACAAGTCTGTTGGTGGTGCTTGGATCTTGTTATTGATTAGCTCAACATTCATTATGTTCGTTTTGTCTCTTTGA
- the LOC104741001 gene encoding uncharacterized protein LOC104741001 has protein sequence MAVKTSNSVALLLSLFLLILFVPSQVGVAEANRHLRKNLRLDCDYNLSPPPNMAPPIFVPPSRSSKGKGP, from the exons ATGGCTGTCAAAACATCAAATTCAGttgctcttcttctctcattgtttcttctgattttaTTTGTTCCCTCACAAGTTGGAGTAGCCGAAGCCAACCGCCACCTAC GTAAAAATTTGCGTTTGGATTGCGATTACaatctttctcctcctcctaacATGGCACCTCCAATATTTGTACCACCTTCTAGATCATCCAAAGGAAAAGGCCCATAA